The proteins below are encoded in one region of Nilaparvata lugens isolate BPH chromosome X, ASM1435652v1, whole genome shotgun sequence:
- the LOC120354725 gene encoding uncharacterized protein LOC120354725 codes for MTSVVHRNIELYKGLFWTVFLVRYVLQPIFGFTYENIQPRVYFLFLENYLVVSFRSTLIFFRDLKDTFCGIFDNVLSMGIRFSLIAVVVMVDQMYSLNFMNMFRVIFRVVSRCIHWMVTFIA; via the exons ATGACTTCAGTAGTCCACCGTAACATT gAATTGTATAAAGGACTGTTTTGGACCGTATTCTTGGTAAGATATGTACTCCAACCTATCTTTGGCTTCACATATGAGAACATACAACCCCGCGTCTACTTCCTGTTTTTGGAAAATTACCTC GTCGTGTCATTCAGATCAACTCTGATCTTCTTCAGAGACCTCAAGGACACTTTCTGTGGCATCTTCGACAATGTCCTCAGTATGGGAATC CGGTTCAGCTTGATTGCTGTTGTTGTGATGGTCGACCAAATGTACTCTCtgaatttcatgaacatgttcagaGTGATCTTCAGAGTCGTGTCACGCTGCATCCATTGGATG GTCACATTCATAGCTTAG